The sequence below is a genomic window from Candidatus Methylomirabilota bacterium.
ACGTGGACGACGCCGGCGGCGCGCGGGTCGGCCCGGCCGTGCTCGATCAGCCACGCATGCTGGAGCTGGGCGTGGACGTGGGCGCGACGGGACTCGACAAGTACGGCACGTCGGGGCCGCGGCTCGGGTTGCTGGCCGGCGAGACGGCGCGGGTGGCAGTGATCCGGGCCCGCGCGTTCGAGTTCGGGCTCGAGGCCCGGCCCATGCTCTATCCCGCCGTCCTGCGCTCGCTCGAGCAGTACAGCCCCGAGCGCGTCCGGCGGCTCGTCGAGTGCACGAAGGGTGTGGCAGCCGCGCTCCGGTCCCTCCTGGGCCGCCGGCTCCGCGAGACGCCGGTGACCGCGCAGCTCCACGGCGAGGACATCCTGGAGCTGGCGCTCGAGCGAGCCGGCCTGAGGACGTCGCCGCTCGTTCCCATCGAGGCGACGGCCGCCCTCGCCATGCTGCTCCTCCGGGACTACGGAGTCCTCACCGTGCACTTCGCCGGGATGCCACCGGGCATCTCCGCCATCCTCTTCAAGTTCGTGCCGCCGGACATCCTGGCTCGGTTCGGCGGGGCGACGGCGCTGGCCGCGGCGGTGGACGCCTCGCTCGGCCGCCTGGCCGATCTGGTCGGGTCGCCCGAGGCGATCCGCGCGCTCCTCTTCGGGGACCCCGCACCCTGACGGGTGAGCTCAGCCCCGCTGAGCCGTTCGGCGCCCCGATTTGCCGTGGGCCCGGCGGCGCCAGCGCTCGAGCGAGCGAACGCGCGGAAGCGAGGGATCCTCTCGTCCTCGGCGGCCAGGCCGGGCGGGCGGCAGAAGGACACGCTGGATGACCAGGCTGCCCCTCGAAGCCAGCAGGCAGACATAACCCACCGCCGTTCGTTCCGAGACGCCCAGCCGCTCCGCGAGTCCACGCGCCGATAGCGCCCCGGACTCGCGAAGACACGTCCGTACCTCTTCTTCGATTTCCTCGACCCAATCCGGGATCATCGCGGCCTCCGTCTCTGCGAAAGGCCACCGGCGCCACAGAGACGTGGCGCCGGTGACAGTGAGGCGCGACCTCGCCGTCGCGCCGGAGGCGAATCCAGGCAAGGTCCGTGCCGGAGGGATCGGCCGCGCCGCGCCCGGAGAATCGCCCGGCGACGCGGGCTTGGGAGGGGGCGCCACGCCCGGGCTCGTGGCCGTGTGCGACTTCCGACGGCAGCTGCCCAACAGGTGGGCACGCGGGGCAGCGGCGAATCTGGAGCCCGGACGCCGGCGTCCGGGCTCGGACACGCTGATGGGTCAGGCCGCGCCGCGCGGCTAGTGTCTGTCGGAGTAACCTGGCAGCTCGCTCCGAGCGCGCGCCGCGTCGCGCAGCGCTCCGCGCGGCGGCTATGCCGCCGCAACCGCCGGGGGGGCCTCGGGGGGTCTTCCGAGACCCCCCCGAAATGATCTAGTAGGCGGGGAGCTTTCCGCCCTTCCCCGACTTCTTGACGGCCGCCGCCTCCTCGCCGGCCTTGGCCGCCAGGAACCGGCTGTCGCTCGCCAGCGTCACGAACTGGTAGCCCTCGGCGATCATCCGCAGCGCGTAGGCCGAGGTGTTGTTGTGGATCCCAGCCGCCACGCCATGGCGCTTGCAGGCCTGCACGATCTTCTGCTGCGCCTCCACGACCGGCGGATCCGTCTGGTCCAGGCGCGGCTTGCAGCCCATCGCCAGGCTCAGGTCGGACGGGCCCACGTAGACCGCGTCGACGCCGGGGACGCTCAGGATCTCGTCCAGATTCGCGACCGCCTCGGCGGTCTCGATCATCGGCATGACCACGATCTCGTCGTTGGCGTGGTCTCCGTAGTCGGTGCCGGCATAGATCGAGGCCCGCACGGGCCCCCAGCTCCGGAAGCCGCGAGGCGGATACCGGCACGCCCGCACCAGGGCCTCGGCTTGCGCCCGCGTGTTGATCATGGGGCAGATCACCCCGTAGACGCCGGCGTCCAGGATCTTCATGAGGAGGGCGGGGTCGTTCCAGGGGACCCGCGCGAACGGGATCACGGGCGTGGTGGAGATCGCCTGGAGCATGGTCACCGCCGTCTGGTAATCCACCACGCCGTGCTGCATGTCGACGGTCAGGGAATCGAAGCCCTGGTGCGCCATCACTTCGGCCGAGAAGGCGCTCGGGATGGACAGCCAGCCGTTCACCACCACGTCCCCTCGAGCCCAGATCGACTTCACAGTGTTCTCGCGCACGGCGTCCTCCTTCGCGCTCGGTGGCTCGGACTCACGGGACCCGGCCGACGTGGATCGTGACCGTGCCGAGCCCGAGCCGCGTGATGCGGATGTCCCAGAGTCCCGCCTTCGTCATGAGTCGCGTCAATTCGGCCGGCGTCAGGAAGCGCTCGACCGACTGAGGCAGGTACGTGTAGGCCGCCCGATCGCGGCTCACCAGCGCTCCGAGCGCCGGGACGACGTGATGGAAATAGAGCCGGAAGACCTCGCGCCAGCCAGGCAGCGTGGGCTGCGTGATCTCGAGGGCGACGACCAGGCCGCCGGACACGGTCACCCGCCGCATCTCGACGAGGCCGGCCGCCAGATCGGCGAGGTTCCGCAGGAGGAACGCGGACGCCACGCAGCCGAAGGCGGCGTCGGGAAAGGGCAGGGCCAGCGCGTCCCCGGCCACCAGCCGCACGCGCGTCTCGTCGCGGGCGGCCAGCTTGCGCCGGGCGAGGCCGAGCATCCCCTCGACGAAATCCACGCCGACCACCGTCTCCACAGGCGTCTCCTCGAGGAAGGCGAGAGCCAGACCGGCCGTGCCCGTCGCCAGGTCGAGGACGAGGTCTCCCGCCGACGGGGCGGCCACCCGGGCGAGGACGCGGCGCCAGGCCTGGTCCCGTCCGGCGGTCATCAGCGTGTTCATCAGGTCGTAGCGCGGCGCGATGCGGGCGAACATCGCCCGCACGCGCGCGGCCTTGTCCGCCGGCGGCTTCTCGGCGGTCCCTAGAACCATAGTCCGGCGACCGCGGCCAGAAAGGTGATGACGCTGATGTAGCCGTTCACGTTGAAGAAGGCGACGTCGAGGCGCGAGAGGTCGTCGGCGGAGACGAGGGAGTGCTCGTAGACGAGCAGGCCGACCACGACGAGCCAGCCGATCCAGTAGGCGATGCCCAGCCCGAGCACTCCGCCGACCGCGGCCAGGGCCACCGCGGTGAGCGCGTGGCAGATGCGGGCCAGACGCAGCGCGACGGGGATACCGAACCGCGCGGGCACCGCGTGGAGGCGCTCGCGCCGGTCGAACTCCACGTCCTGGCAGGCGTAGAGGAGATCGAACCCGGCGATCCAGACGGTGACGGCGAGCCAGAGGAGCCAGGCCGGCAGCTCCATCGTCCCGCGCACGGCGATCCAGGCGCCCGCCGCCGCCGCCCCGTCGGTCGCGCCCAGGATCCAATGGGACGTCCAGGTGAAGAACTTCGTGTACGAGTAGCCGACCAGGAAGACCAGCGCCACCGGCGCCAGCACGAGGCAGAGCGGGTTGAGCTGCCAGGCGGCCACGAAGAAGACGGCCGCCGAGACGGCCGCCGCCATGCCGAGCGTGCGTGGCGTCAAGAGCCCGCGGGGGAGGTGGCGGCCGGCGGTCCGGGGGTTCCGGGCGTCGACGTGGCGGTCGATCAGGCGGTTCGCGGCCATCGCCGTGGTCCGCGCCGCGATCATCGCCACCGTGATCCAGAGGACGGCGTGCCAGCCCGGCCACCCGCGCGCGGCCAGCACCATGCCGAGATACGCGAAGGGCAGCGCGAAGACGGTGTGCTCGACCTTGATCGCTTCCAGGAAATACCGGAAGCGGCTTCCGTTCCCCTCGGATGGCATCGCCGTCATCCGAGCCCGTACTCGCGCCAGCGCTGGACGACGCGTTGCCGGACCTCCTCCGTCATCCGGATCTCCTCCGGCCAGGGCTGCTCGACCCGGTCCAGCGGCGGCCGCTTCTCGGTCGCGTCGATCCCGAGCTTTCCCCCGTACCGATGATGGAGCGCCGCGTGGTCGAGGTCGTCCATCGGGCCCTCGACGAGCACGAGGTCGCGCGACGGGTCGATGTTGTTGGTCACCCGCCAGGCCACCTCCGAAAGGTCGTGGACATCGACCCACTCGTCCACGACCACGATGGTCTTGGCGAGCATGAG
It includes:
- a CDS encoding UbiA-like polyprenyltransferase encodes the protein MPSEGNGSRFRYFLEAIKVEHTVFALPFAYLGMVLAARGWPGWHAVLWITVAMIAARTTAMAANRLIDRHVDARNPRTAGRHLPRGLLTPRTLGMAAAVSAAVFFVAAWQLNPLCLVLAPVALVFLVGYSYTKFFTWTSHWILGATDGAAAAGAWIAVRGTMELPAWLLWLAVTVWIAGFDLLYACQDVEFDRRERLHAVPARFGIPVALRLARICHALTAVALAAVGGVLGLGIAYWIGWLVVVGLLVYEHSLVSADDLSRLDVAFFNVNGYISVITFLAAVAGLWF
- a CDS encoding ubiquinone/menaquinone biosynthesis methyltransferase, which encodes MVLGTAEKPPADKAARVRAMFARIAPRYDLMNTLMTAGRDQAWRRVLARVAAPSAGDLVLDLATGTAGLALAFLEETPVETVVGVDFVEGMLGLARRKLAARDETRVRLVAGDALALPFPDAAFGCVASAFLLRNLADLAAGLVEMRRVTVSGGLVVALEITQPTLPGWREVFRLYFHHVVPALGALVSRDRAAYTYLPQSVERFLTPAELTRLMTKAGLWDIRITRLGLGTVTIHVGRVP
- a CDS encoding aldolase/citrate lyase family protein produces the protein MRENTVKSIWARGDVVVNGWLSIPSAFSAEVMAHQGFDSLTVDMQHGVVDYQTAVTMLQAISTTPVIPFARVPWNDPALLMKILDAGVYGVICPMINTRAQAEALVRACRYPPRGFRSWGPVRASIYAGTDYGDHANDEIVVMPMIETAEAVANLDEILSVPGVDAVYVGPSDLSLAMGCKPRLDQTDPPVVEAQQKIVQACKRHGVAAGIHNNTSAYALRMIAEGYQFVTLASDSRFLAAKAGEEAAAVKKSGKGGKLPAY